The following are encoded together in the Plasmodium malariae genome assembly, chromosome: 1 genome:
- the PmUG01_01013300 gene encoding Plasmodium exported protein, unknown function, giving the protein MKKTNATNIVLLFCKNNYEESFSKNSDLINSLGLRNCRLLKSEKEVQAIYPPHDDLLLKKGSIDSLIDDDIILKNRINYLIKDSSFKSGYDSLMQGNAFQKQFNEIIKKGNSKIDGGVMKNLNLNEFYESMETINDLKKNNKKNKKLSHVAKNKNHDNLNGSEMLQKMVHRALQQEKPKKGFMKQLYDLDKKFEAEMLRAMKNNTSDTGFHECRFKTGYEKFLAFLDKAKIFIPPTVNMMILMLMLPIVSYIGPIFGLAAFTFSVMTIYYVYKFCKMKKVHRDYKIMNKSKNFKVKALKQKLHRKKNI; this is encoded by the exons aTGAAGAAAACTAATGCTACTAATATAGTTCTCCTTTTTTGCAAA aatAACTATGAAGAATCATTTAGTAAAAATTCCGATCTGATCAACTCCTTAGGTTTAAGAAATTGTAGATTGTTAAAGTCAGAAAAAGAAGTACAAGCAATCTATCCACCACATGATgatttacttttaaaaaaaggatcAATTGATTCATTAATTGATGATGATATTATCTTAAAAAACcgaataaattatttaattaaggATAGCTCATTTAAAAGTGGATATGATTCATTAATGCAGGGTAACGCCTTTCAAAAAcaatttaatgaaattataaaaaaaggaaattcaAAAATAGATGGTGgtgtaatgaaaaatttaaaccTTAACGAATTTTATGAATCAATGGAAACTAttaatgatttaaaaaaaaacaacaaaaaaaataaaaaactatcACATgtagcaaaaaataaaaatcatgATAATTTAAACGGATCAGAAATGCTTCAAAAAATGGTTCACCGAGCTCTTCAACAAGAAAAACCTAAAAAAGGGTTTATGAAACAATTATATGATTTAGACAAAAAATTTGAGGCTGAAATGTTACGTGCAATGAAAAACAATACATCAGATACTGGTTTCCATGAATGTAGATTTAAAACTGGGTACGAAAAATTCCTAGCGTTTTTGGACAAagctaaaatatttatacctCCAACGGTAAACATGATGATTTTAATGTTAATGTTGCCTATTGTTTCATATATAGGACCGATTTTTGGATTAGCTGCTTTTACGTTTAGTGTTATGACGATTTACTATGTATACAAATTTTGTAAGATGAAGAAGGTGCATAGGgattacaaaataatgaacaaAAGCAAAAACTTTAAAGTAAAAgcattaaaacaaaaacttcacagaaaaaaaaatatataa
- the PmUG01_01013500 gene encoding uncharacterized protein produces MDHLNMKDLANFSLYFLKNFSLYKTFEELRNKYNLENGNELNDNENKYTVIALEEGNFKSMISTFNTMCKGNLYSLMGYQNGIAGINAKHNEIFDLMQMLYDFDENFNNIKNYGVNNNNDIYNKYDCTNVRKIFELYDHFIKNYDFSGKYSKYASNIQFFLNEYMKNKLYNIKCVNEIGQLKSIASQLQHKDSRSNALFLEIKKNNDMVVRSSELVLEGYSRIVPTIAMGVFVFMFRLFLLLFTLYKVNTYIFLKSFILEQFFIPYL; encoded by the exons ATGGatcatttaaatatgaaagaTTTGGCTAATTTTTCG ctttactttttgaaaaatttttctttatataagaCATTTGAAgaattaagaaataaatataacttagaaaatggaaatgaattaaatgataatgaaaataaatatacagtaATTGCTTTGGAAGAAGGAAATTTTAAGTCGATGATTTCTACATTTAATACAATGTGTAAAGGAAATTTATATAGTTTAATGGGCTATCAAAATGGTATTGCTGGAATTAATGCCAaacataatgaaatattcGACTTAATGCAAATGTTATATGATTttgatgaaaattttaataatattaaaaattatggtgtaaataataacaatgatatatacaataaatatgattGTACGAATGTTAGGAAAATTTTTGAATTGTATGATcactttataaaaaattacgaTTTCAGTGGTAAATATAGTAAGTACGCTAGtaatattcaattttttcttaatgaatatatgaaaaataaactatataatataaaatgtgttAATGAAATAGGACAATTAAAAAGCATAGCTAGTCAGTTGCAACATAAAGATTCTCGTTCTAATGCATTGTTTcttgaaattaaaaagaataatgatATGGTTGTACGTAGTTCTGAACTGGTGCTAGAGGGTTATAGTAGAATAGTACCTACAATTGCGATGGGAGTTTTTGTTTTCATGTTCCGATTATTCCTCCTTTTGTTTACTTTGTATAAggttaatacatatatttttttaaaatcctTTATTCTTGAACAGTTTTTTAttccatatttataa